The genomic stretch AAAAATagtgtcaaaaaaaaaaaaaaacaaaaacaagaacaacaacaacaaccaaaaaaaaaagacaaaacaaaacagaacaaaaaaaagggataggTATATTAACTTCTTTAATACACAAATCAAAATTGACAGgagtagaagtagaaggaggaggaggaaaaggaggaggaggaggaggaggaggaggaggaggagaactTTTCGGTAGATCCAAATTCATTTCAGATAATGAaatcaacgataaaaatgtgatAATGTTATTAGGATGTCATACCATAAAGGAggataaattcgataattacAGATTCAAAGGATTCGGGTACGGGTTCGAGCGAGGACGGTGAACGGCCAGCTCACAGATTGGACCTATTACATGGCACCAGCGGTGGTTCTGCTGGAGCACAGGGTAGAACGGAGAGTGAATGGAGTGAGTCACGTGCGGACAGTGGTCCGGATAGTCCGGAATGTCTATACGATCAAAGGGAGCCAAGGCATCCCTTACAGCTTCAACATCCGGCATACCTTGCATCAAGCCATGGCCGATTACTTCGTCATCCATCGCCGGAGAGTACGTCGCCTAGTGGTCATCATCATTTACCACCTAGTACGAGTGCACCATCGACGGGTAGTGCAGTGACGACGAAGCCAAGGATTTGGTCGTTGGCCGACATGGCAAGTAAGGATGGTGAACAACAAAGTCCTAAtccaacgacgatgacggGTCTGACGTCGCCGTATGCTGGTAcgggaggaggtggtggagttggtggtggtggtggcggtggtggtggtggtggaggaggaggaggaggcggtggtggtggtggtggtggaggtggagtaggaggaggaggagctgGTACAGGTGGTGTTCCTGGAAAGCTAGTGAGCCCATTGGCGAGTCGTTTACCACCTCATCATCCGTTACACCCGGTGATGCATCCAGGTACACAATTTGTAAGGCCTCACCCGGACTTTTATCGAAACTTCTATGGGGCCTCCCACCTTGGTTCCGGAGATATGTCATTGCTCGAAAGTTACTCGAGAACATTGGGCGGTCTGGGTGGTGTTATGCCACCCTCGACCGCTCCGAGCATATTAACGTCATCCTCCTCGTCAATACCAGGCGCCAATAACGCTAAACCGTTCTCGATCAATGGAAATTCCGGCGTTACCGGTGGACATACGGTTATGCTTACAACAGCGTCGTCCGGTCTCTCACCGTCGTCATCATCGACGGCATCCTCGGGTGGATCTGATCATTCGCCTCATCCAACCGGTGGCTTGCCACCAAGTCAAGAGCTCAAATCGCCTGGACGAGTGTGATTcgacgtataataaataaataaataaataaataaataaataaatacaagaaaaaaaaaacaaacaaacaaacaaaaagtaagTGTCTCAACTCtttaaacgaaagaatataaaggggggaaaaagaaaaaaaaagaatgggaaagggaaataacaacaacaacaacaacaacaacaacaacaacaacaacaacaacaacaacgacaacaacaacaagaaaaaagaaagaaagaaaggaggaaaagaagaagggaaacaaagagaaaaaagaagatgaaaaagaagaagaaaaaaaaaataatagagacaAGACTTTTATGGTCGCCATACGATTATTTCATCGTATGCGACAAACTGTGCTGTGCTCTGGTGTGTCCGACAATAATGACAGACTACAATCTTGTAATTAGTGTACAGTGTGAACGACATTGGAGTATGATAACTTCACAACACGGCCACCCCTTTTTATCCCGCTTTTATCCCCCATCTCCCCCTTTTCCGTCATCCCCCTCCTGTCCTTATCCCAATCCCTTTTCCAATTCACATCCGGTTGTCTTCGATCAACGAGAAATCGTAGTCCTGAATATCCGTAGAAGCTACGGCTATCATGGTAAAACTATCCTAGCGCTGACTCGATAGtaacacattatatataaatattatatatatatatataaatatacataaacatatgacgataatattattatttatgcgTTTGTAAATAGTAGAGATGGCCTAGTAGAGAGCGTCCGGCCAgtgtatgtattgtatgtagAGTAGGtacacaattattattattattattattattattattattattattattatttcatattattaatattattattattattattattattattattattattatcattattaataatattattatttttaatattattattatcacgagATCATTATTCGTACCGATGATCATCGTCCTCTTCATCAtagtcatcgtcatcgtcatctcGCCAtcgtcataatcattattattattattattattattattattattattattattattattattattatcattattattattattattattattattattattattattattattattattattaatatgattaattattattgttatcgcaATGTTTATATCATCTATTCGCGTCGGCTCGGTCGATTGTGACGAGGTATGGATTCCGCTCGCGATTTGCCTCACCATTGAGATTCCCGTTACGCTCTATCATCGCGTTGACAAAAGTAAAacataaacaaaaagataaaagaaatcattgtCCGTGAAaaagtatgagagagagaaagagagagagagagagagagagagagagtgcgaaGACAACGGGAAAAGTGTTATACTTAAGTGTGTGAAAGGGCGTGTTGAAAGGGCGTAACGGTCgtttaaaggaagaaaaagagaaaaaagaaaaaagcaaaaaatgaaaaaaatgcaaaaaaaaaaaagaagaagaagaagaagaagaagaagaagaggaagaagaagtggaagaagaaaTGGGATAAAgaacacacacaaacacacaaacaagcagctgaaaagaaaatgggggaaaagaaaacatatcgTGTCATGTCGATAGCGAACGAGATTGCCATCACCTTTTAGTCATTCGtgtcaaaaacaaaatttcacGCGGCTCAACGCGATTGCCACATTGGCAGCGCCCAACGAGCGCAGACTGTGTCTTTTCGCAATAAATGAatcattacgaaaaaaaaaaaaaaaaaaaaaaaaaagaaaacaacagaaagaaatcgaatgaaatttataattccCTTGTTATACTCCGTAATACCGTTCCCTTCCACATACTCCTTATTTTCCCACTCACTatcaatttcataatatatatatatatatatatatatatatatatatatatatatatatatatatataattagactTAGATCAACCGGTAagtaaagaattattatctcataattttttgatcaatctttcttttttattatatatataaatatatataatatattttttatttctaatatttccaatatttctaatatttttatatataaataatatcattatataatatttaatgtttataatattttttatttcgatatttatat from Vespa velutina chromosome 21, iVesVel2.1, whole genome shotgun sequence encodes the following:
- the LOC124956207 gene encoding iroquois-class homeodomain protein IRX-6, with amino-acid sequence MSQFSFRGSPNLQCPVTINSSLASSSGSPSSGVHLSAGSSSLVSAASGGGTTNHPLGVVGAVPGGGAGGLSNARMAVTSAVVRPPGSPTASVSPSQGHPPPTTAGPTAARCCDTGRPIFTDPLTGQTVCSCQYELLGGYQRLGALPTAALSMYSAPYAAAAAAAASEGMAAYFPSLGAEQAPFYTPTAAGLDLKENLGAGAAAAWPYPSVYHPYDAAFASYPFNGYGMDLNGARRKNATRETTSTLKAWLNEHKKNPYPTKGEKIMLAIITKMTLTQVSTWFANARRRLKKENKMTWEPRNRVEDEDNNNEDDDSGRKSVDEKDRLDSKDSGTGSSEDGERPAHRLDLLHGTSGGSAGAQGRTESEWSESRADSGPDSPECLYDQREPRHPLQLQHPAYLASSHGRLLRHPSPESTSPSGHHHLPPSTSAPSTGSAVTTKPRIWSLADMASKDGEQQSPNPTTMTGLTSPYAGTGGGGGVGGGGGGGGGGGGGGGGGGGGGGGGGVGGGGAGTGGVPGKLVSPLASRLPPHHPLHPVMHPGTQFVRPHPDFYRNFYGASHLGSGDMSLLESYSRTLGGLGGVMPPSTAPSILTSSSSSIPGANNAKPFSINGNSGVTGGHTVMLTTASSGLSPSSSSTASSGGSDHSPHPTGGLPPSQELKSPGRV